A part of Ziziphus jujuba cultivar Dongzao chromosome 8, ASM3175591v1 genomic DNA contains:
- the LOC107414590 gene encoding rust resistance kinase Lr10 isoform X2 gives MAVSLKMVVHSFCMVFLVMTFLIELGRGQNHCEEVQSCGRQPIRFPFRLKDRQSVSCGYPGFDLSCTQKDKSKKIVAAGASLGAFFLVVLVLITYRAYRSSKQEKENQLRIERFLEDYKALKPSRYSYSDIKRITNQFKDKLGQGAYGTVYKGKLTADFFVAVKILNNSKGNGEEFINEVGTMGRIHHVNVVRLVGFCADGFRRALIYEFLPNGSLQKYISLPDSDSFLGWKRLQDIALSIAKGIEYLHQGCDQRILHFDIKPHNVLLDNNFTPKISDFGLAKLCAKDQSTVSMTTARGTMGYIAPEVFSRNFGSVSYKSDIYSFGMLLLEMVGGRKNTDVTADNTSEIYYPEWIYNLLEEGEDLRIHIEEEKDAKISKKLAIVGLWCIQWHPVDRPSMKVVVQMLEGGDKLIMPPNPFGSTGSTKPRPARRMNLELEAIEEVE, from the exons ATGGCTGTCTCCTTGAAAATGGTGGTCCATTCCTTTTGCATGGTTTTTCTGGTGATGACCTTCCTCATAGAGCTTGGACGAGGCCAAAATCATTGCGAAGAAGTCCAATCTTGCGGTCGCCAACCTATCCGATTCCCCTTCAGGCTTAAAGACCGCCAATCAGTTTCTTGTGGGTATCCTGGGTTTGACCTGTCTTGCACTCAAAAAG ATAAATCAAAAAAAATTGTGGCTGCTG GTGCAAGTCTTGGTGCATTTTTCCTGGTAGTACTTGTTCTTATAACTTACCGAGCTTACAGATCTAGCAAACAGGAAAAAGAGAATCAACTGAGAATTGAAAGATTTTTAGAGGACTACAAGGCTCTGAAACCAAGCAGATATTCATATTCTGATATTAAGAGGATTACAAATCAATTCAAGGACAAGTTGGGTCAAGGAGCCTATGGAACAGTGTATAAAGGGAAACTCACTGCTGATTTCTTTGTTGCTGTGAAGATTCTCAACAATTCAAAGGGAAATGGGGAAGAGTTTATAAATGAGGTTGGGACAATGGGAAGAATTCACCATGTCAATGTGGTTCGTTTGGTTGGATTCTGTGCTGATGGATTTAGACGAGCTCTTATTTACGAGTTCCTGCCAAATGGTTCACTGCAGAAGTACATATCTTTACCAGATTCCGATTCTTTCCTTGGCTGGAAGAGACTGCAAGATATTGCATTAAGTATAGCCAAAGGAATTGAATACCTTCACCAAGGATGTGACCAAAGGATCCTCCACTTCGATATTAAACCTCATAATGTTCTGTTAGACAACAACTTTACTCCAAAAATTTCTGATTTTGGTTTGGCCAAGTTGTGTGCCAAGGATCAAAGCACTGTGTCAATGACTACTGCTAGAGGGACCATGGGTTACATTGCACCTGAAGTGTTCTCTAGAAACTTCGGCAGTGTATCCTATAAGTCAGACATTTATAGTTTTGGAATGTTGTTGCTTGAAATGGTAGGGGGGAGGAAAAATACAGACGTGACAGCAGATAATACCAGTGAAATTTACTACCCAGAATGGATATATAATCTGctagaagaaggagaagatctTCGAATCCACATTGAGGAAGAGAAAGATGCGAAAATTTCTAAGAAACTTGCAATTGTAGGACTCTGGTGTATCCAGTGGCACCCAGTGGATCGTCCCTCCATGAAAGTAGTGGTTCAAATGCTAGAAGGAGGAGACAAATTGATCATGCCCCCAAATCCTTTTGGTTCTACAGGTTCAACAAAACCTAGGCCTGCAAGACGTATGAACCTTGAGTTAGAAGCCATTGAAGAGGTAGAATGA
- the LOC107414576 gene encoding putative RING-H2 finger protein ATL21A → MDIIIVILTFIVLFFFSFSYLVTSLEVCTEVVCARDEPKIRFPFQLKNRQQAESCGYPGFDLSCDMKSQTILKLPNSGEFTVQAIDYGTQEIWINDPNNCLPKRILSLNLSGSPFYGGFYQDFAFFNCSSSYLDYGLNPIACLSGSTYTIFATASTAMANLLSSQCYSVGTFPVPVQWTFYEKVMSADLGEDLRLTWDVPTCGRCESQGGRCGYKSNSSREIVCSNLPASGIPRTARYAVAVGVGVPAVLCFFGLLCCLFGRVKSIATGRPRPIMDFTSAVAPQPTVVAGLDGPTLESYPKIVLGESRRLPKPEDLTCPICLSEYKPKETLKTIPECQHCFHADCIDGWLRLNATCPICRKSQQPSASGPADV, encoded by the exons ATGGATATTATCATAGTCATCCTTACCTTTATagtcctcttcttcttctccttctcatACCTTGTCACAAGCTTAGAGGTATGCACGGAGGTTGTTTGTGCCAGAGATGAGCCGAAAATCCGGTTCCCTTTCCAGTTAAAGAACCGCCAGCAGGCAGAGTCATGTGGTTATCCGGGGTTCGATTTATCCTGTGACATGAAAAGCCAAACTATACTCAAGCTGCCAAACTCTGGAGAATTCACTGTCCAAGCCATAGACTATGGCACGCAAGAAATATGGATCAATGATCCTAACAATTGTCTACCTAAAAGAATTCTTTCCCTCAATCTTTCGGGTTCTCCTTTTTATGGTGGTTTTTATCAAGATTTTGCATTCTTTAATTGCTCCTCGAGTTATTTGGATTATGGATTGAATCCTATAGCTTGCCTCAGTGGTTCTACCTACACAATATTTGCCACAGCTTCAACTGCTATGGCAAACCTTTTGTCATCGCAATGCTATTCAGTTGGGACTTTTCCTGTTCCTGTTCAGTGGACATTTTATGAGAAAGTAATGTCAGCGGACCTCGGTGAGGATCTCCGGCTAACGTGGGACGTACCAACGTGCGGGAGGTGTGAGTCGCAGGGTGGCCGATGCGGGTACAAGAGCAACTCTAGTCGAGAAATTGTGTGCTCGAATCTTCCTGCAAgtg GAATTCCAAGAACTGCCAGATATGCAGTTGCTGTAGGGGTTGGAGTACCGGCAGTGCTGTGCTTTTTTGGGCTTTTATGTTGTCTCTTCGGGAGAGTCAAGTCCATTGCAACGGGGAGACCTCGACCCATTATGGACTTTACTTCTGCAGTGGCTCCACAGCCCACTGTCGTTGCAGGCCTTGATGGGCCAACTCTTGAGTCCTATCCAAAGATAGTTTTGGGTGAAAGTCGGCGATTGCCCAAACCTGAGGATTTAACATGCCCTATTTGCTTGTCGGAGTACAAGCCCAAGGAGACCCTGAAGACCATTCCCGAATGCCAACATTGCTTCCATGCTGATTGTATTGATGGATGGCTACGATTGAATGCCACGTGTCCAATTTGTAGGAAATCTCAACAGCCTTCAGCTTCGGGTCCTGCGGATGTTTGA
- the LOC107414599 gene encoding uncharacterized protein LOC107414599 isoform X2 has protein sequence MGGEGQLLKRIPRIKFPKRHSKSSSSAEHATTNRAAAHGRVSASSDVPAPPINTAVGGKASLQPKRTPVTDREIEAILLGGCI, from the exons ATGGGTGGAGAAGGGCAGCTTTTGAAGAGAATTCCACGCattaaattcccaaaaagaCACTCAAAATCATCATCCTCAG CTGAACATGCAACAACAAATAGGGCTGCTGCTCATGGGAGGGTCAGTGCAAGCTCAGATGTTCCAGCACCACCCATCAACACTGCCGTGGGAGGGAAAGCTTCCCTTCAACCAAAACGCACCCCTGTCACCGATAGGGAAATAGAGGCAATACTG ttgggTGGATGTATATGA
- the LOC107414590 gene encoding rust resistance kinase Lr10 isoform X1, with protein MAVSLKMVVHSFCMVFLVMTFLIELGRGQNHCEEVQSCGRQPIRFPFRLKDRQSVSCGYPGFDLSCTQKGQTVIELPIPATFFVRKIDYKSQQIELYDPENCLLRKLLKDHNISASPFDFADSSNDYTLFNCSAIERNVGNGWIPCLSGPNYQVYALQSYFSIEQWPLVGCTKLFNRTGIPYDTYNKHHDNTLLLSWSEPHCGQCEADGTKCRFKNNVTRSETQCFRPKTKEDKSKKIVAAGASLGAFFLVVLVLITYRAYRSSKQEKENQLRIERFLEDYKALKPSRYSYSDIKRITNQFKDKLGQGAYGTVYKGKLTADFFVAVKILNNSKGNGEEFINEVGTMGRIHHVNVVRLVGFCADGFRRALIYEFLPNGSLQKYISLPDSDSFLGWKRLQDIALSIAKGIEYLHQGCDQRILHFDIKPHNVLLDNNFTPKISDFGLAKLCAKDQSTVSMTTARGTMGYIAPEVFSRNFGSVSYKSDIYSFGMLLLEMVGGRKNTDVTADNTSEIYYPEWIYNLLEEGEDLRIHIEEEKDAKISKKLAIVGLWCIQWHPVDRPSMKVVVQMLEGGDKLIMPPNPFGSTGSTKPRPARRMNLELEAIEEVE; from the exons ATGGCTGTCTCCTTGAAAATGGTGGTCCATTCCTTTTGCATGGTTTTTCTGGTGATGACCTTCCTCATAGAGCTTGGACGAGGCCAAAATCATTGCGAAGAAGTCCAATCTTGCGGTCGCCAACCTATCCGATTCCCCTTCAGGCTTAAAGACCGCCAATCAGTTTCTTGTGGGTATCCTGGGTTTGACCTGTCTTGCACTCAAAAAGGTCAGACAGTTATTGAGCTCCCAATACCAGCAACATTCTTTGTAAGAAAGATAGATTATAAATCTCAGCAAATTGAATTGTATGATCCAGAAAATTGCCTTCTGAGGAAGCTTTTAAAGGATCATAATATATCAGCTTCTCCTTTCGACTTTGCTGATAGTTCGAATGACTATACCTTGTTCAATTGCTCTGCTATTGAAAGAAACGTAGGTAATGGTTGGATCCCCTGTCTCAGTGGTCCAAACTACCAAGTTTATGCCCTTCAATCTTATTTTTCCATCGAACAATGGCCTCTAGTTGGTTGCACAAAGTTGTTCAACAGAACTGGTATTCCTTATGATACCTATAACAAACACCATGATAATACTCTGCTGTTGAGTTGGTCTGAACCACACTGTGGACAGTGTGAAGCGGACGGAACTAAGTGTAGGTTCAAGAACAATGTCACCAGAAGTGAAACCCAGTGTTTTcgacccaaaacaaaagaag ATAAATCAAAAAAAATTGTGGCTGCTG GTGCAAGTCTTGGTGCATTTTTCCTGGTAGTACTTGTTCTTATAACTTACCGAGCTTACAGATCTAGCAAACAGGAAAAAGAGAATCAACTGAGAATTGAAAGATTTTTAGAGGACTACAAGGCTCTGAAACCAAGCAGATATTCATATTCTGATATTAAGAGGATTACAAATCAATTCAAGGACAAGTTGGGTCAAGGAGCCTATGGAACAGTGTATAAAGGGAAACTCACTGCTGATTTCTTTGTTGCTGTGAAGATTCTCAACAATTCAAAGGGAAATGGGGAAGAGTTTATAAATGAGGTTGGGACAATGGGAAGAATTCACCATGTCAATGTGGTTCGTTTGGTTGGATTCTGTGCTGATGGATTTAGACGAGCTCTTATTTACGAGTTCCTGCCAAATGGTTCACTGCAGAAGTACATATCTTTACCAGATTCCGATTCTTTCCTTGGCTGGAAGAGACTGCAAGATATTGCATTAAGTATAGCCAAAGGAATTGAATACCTTCACCAAGGATGTGACCAAAGGATCCTCCACTTCGATATTAAACCTCATAATGTTCTGTTAGACAACAACTTTACTCCAAAAATTTCTGATTTTGGTTTGGCCAAGTTGTGTGCCAAGGATCAAAGCACTGTGTCAATGACTACTGCTAGAGGGACCATGGGTTACATTGCACCTGAAGTGTTCTCTAGAAACTTCGGCAGTGTATCCTATAAGTCAGACATTTATAGTTTTGGAATGTTGTTGCTTGAAATGGTAGGGGGGAGGAAAAATACAGACGTGACAGCAGATAATACCAGTGAAATTTACTACCCAGAATGGATATATAATCTGctagaagaaggagaagatctTCGAATCCACATTGAGGAAGAGAAAGATGCGAAAATTTCTAAGAAACTTGCAATTGTAGGACTCTGGTGTATCCAGTGGCACCCAGTGGATCGTCCCTCCATGAAAGTAGTGGTTCAAATGCTAGAAGGAGGAGACAAATTGATCATGCCCCCAAATCCTTTTGGTTCTACAGGTTCAACAAAACCTAGGCCTGCAAGACGTATGAACCTTGAGTTAGAAGCCATTGAAGAGGTAGAATGA
- the LOC107414599 gene encoding uncharacterized protein LOC107414599 isoform X1: protein MGGEGQLLKRIPRIKFPKRHSKSSSSGSAEHATTNRAAAHGRVSASSDVPAPPINTAVGGKASLQPKRTPVTDREIEAILLGGCI from the exons ATGGGTGGAGAAGGGCAGCTTTTGAAGAGAATTCCACGCattaaattcccaaaaagaCACTCAAAATCATCATCCTCAG GTTCAGCTGAACATGCAACAACAAATAGGGCTGCTGCTCATGGGAGGGTCAGTGCAAGCTCAGATGTTCCAGCACCACCCATCAACACTGCCGTGGGAGGGAAAGCTTCCCTTCAACCAAAACGCACCCCTGTCACCGATAGGGAAATAGAGGCAATACTG ttgggTGGATGTATATGA
- the LOC107414592 gene encoding rust resistance kinase Lr10: protein MAKYCIGLLLLTIVVADIGLGAAQNECSESRYCRENGPPIRFPFRLKQRHPDYCGYPGFSVSCTSSNDTALELSIDSIPINFFVRNIDYKSQSIHIYDPNHCYEKLLLNIFYPSIPPFQLTNLYPYNCTLFNCSSLLELRYAFRISCLGDSKYQIYIIESADDIYDRSYVSCTKMYDLPGCPVKMYNQANDVQLKWSKPKCGACETKGDRCKFKNNNTRHETACLRKGVSIKAVVAGGTVGSSVLTLAIIALIYHVYSKDKKDRENQLRIEKFLEDYRAFKPSRYSYADIKKITDQFKDKLGEGAYGTVFKGKLSNDILVAVKILNNSKENGEEFVNEVSTMGRIHHVNVVRLVGYCADGFRRALVYEFLPNDSLQKYIASADQGKKYSLNWETMLDITLGIAKGIEYLHQGCDQRILHFDIKPHNVLLDHNFTPKISDFGLAKLCSKDQSLVSMTTARGTLGYIAPEVFSRNFGKVSYKSDVYSFGMLLLEMVGGRKNVDETTENADQVYYPEWIYNLLEDGDDLRIHIDDKGDARIAKKLAIVGLWCIQWHPGDRPSMKAVVQMLEGGNKLTMPPNPFASTGTKRMNVNMPAGNMKQDLEIIPE, encoded by the exons ATGGCGAAGTATTGTATTGGGTTGTTGTTGCTGACCATAGTTGTGGCAGATATAGGATTAGGAGCAGCCCAGAATGAGTGCTCGGAATCAAGGTACTGCAGGGAAAATGGCCCGCCTATCAGATTCCCTTTCCGACTTAAACAGAGACACCCTGACTACTGTGGCTATCCTGGCTTCTCTGTATCCTGCACCTCTTCAAATGATACTGCACTTGAACTTTCAATTGATTCAATTCCCATTAACTTCTTTGTAAGAAACATAGATTACAAATCACAGTCAATTCATATTTATGACCCAAATCATTGCTATGAAAAGCTGCTTTTAAACATCTTCTATCCATCAATTCCTCCTTTCCAACTCACCAATTTGTACCCATACAACTGTACCCTATTCAATTGCTCTTCATTACTTGAATTACGATACGCCTTTCGGATCTCCTGCCTCGGTGACTCAAAGTATCAGATTTATATAATCGAATCTGCTGATGATATCTATGACCGGTCCTATGTGTCTTGTACCAAGATGTACGACTTACCAGGCTGCCCAGTTAAAATGTACAACCAAGCGAATGATGTTCAATTAAAATGGTCCAAACCAAAATGTGGAGCTTGTGAAACAAAAGGTGACAGATGTAAATTCAAGAACAACAACACTCGACATGAAACTGCATGTCTACGAAAAG GTGTATCAATAAAAGCAGTGGTTGCAG GTGGCACCGTAGGTTCCTCTGTCCTTACACTAGCGATCATAGCATTAATCTATCATGTCTACAGCAAAGATAAAAAGGATAGAGAAAACCAATTGAGGATTGAAAAATTTTTGGAGGATTACAGAGCTTTTAAACCCTCCAGATATTCATATGCTGATATCAAGAAGATTACGGACCAATTTAAGGACAAGCTTGGAGAAGGAGCATATGGAACAGTATTCAAAGGGAAGCTTTCAAATGACATACTTGTTGCCGTGAAGATCCTAAACAACTccaaagaaaatggagaagaatTTGTCAATGAAGTGAGCACCATGGGTCGAATTCACCATGTCAATGTGGTTCGCTTGGTTGGATATTGTGCTGATGGGTTTAGAAGAGCTCTTGTTTATGAGTTCTTACCAAATGATTCACTACAGAAGTACATAGCCTCTGCTGATCAAGGGAAAAAGTATTCTCTCAATTGGGAGACCATGCTAGATATTACACTAGGTATAGCTAAAGGAATCGAATATCTTCACCAAGGCTGCGATCAGAGAATCCTCCATTTTGATATCAAACCTCATAATGTTTTACTTGATCATAACTTTACACCAAAGATTTCTGATTTTGGTCTGGCAAAGTTGTGTTCCAAGGATCAAAGTTTGGTATCAATGACTACAGCAAGGGGGACCTTGGGGTACATAGCCCCTGAAGTATTTTCTAGGAACTTCGGAAAAGTGTCTTATAAGTCCGATGTTTATAGTTTCGGAATGCTGTTGCTTGAAATGGTTGGGGGAAGAAAAAATGTAGATGAGACTACAGAGAATGCTGACCAGGTTTACTATCCAGAATGGATATACAATCTACTGGAAGATGGAGATGACCTGAGGATCCATATTGATGATAAGGGAGATGCCAGAATTGCTAAGAAACTTGCAATTGTGGGACTCTGGTGCATCCAATGGCATCCTGGAGATCGTCCTTCCATGAAAGCTGTGGTTCAGATGTTGGAAGGaggaaataaattaacaatgCCTCCTAATCCTTTTGCCTCCACGGGTACAAAAAGGATGAATGTGAATATGCCTGCAGGAAACATGAAGCAAGATTTGGAAATTATACCTGAATAA
- the LOC107414587 gene encoding LEAF RUST 10 DISEASE-RESISTANCE LOCUS RECEPTOR-LIKE PROTEIN KINASE-like 2.5 — MMLSILRSNFCGFAAILVHVLLLHSSTCVGGDHVNNSSCASSSCGNVRDIRSPFRLIGDPVNCGDHMYELYCENNLTVLHLSSGRYYVQEINYTRCTIRLVDAGIQKDNCSSIPRYTLAVYDDFNPYDTTYDRIEGSDPDNWTTVQLTKPIRFLKCENPVSSPLYVSAAPCINNVTNTSSSTLAQYSYVNIGGLSVSELRAACRIEQMSLIASNGLIHEEDKNNLFYEDVHNQLVYGFEISWLRARQTLDLPRCYLNRSNQVQCFSDCRTYIYIRDYHFDPGFHFEVCADHLNFIQRTFYTVIAYFLYYYWPVLKIVGPYIIIRTLLGTLFPMVVLIYRWRRRHLSMYDTIEDFLQSNNNLMPIRYSYSDIKKMTKGFEDKLGEGGYGSVFKGKLRSGRFVAIKMLGKSNANGQDFINEVATIGRIHHANVVQLIGFCVEGSRRALVYEFMPNGSLDKFVLSREGSVFLSYGQMFKISLGAARGIGYLHQGCNMQILHFDIKPHNILLDENFTPKVSDFGLAKLYPIDNSIVSLTAIRGTIGYMAPELLYKNIGGVSYKADVYSFGMLLLESMGKRKNCNAPAELSSEMYFPDWVYDQVSKENDIELEISMEKERKLEKKMIIVALWCIQMRPSDRPSMSGVIEMLEGEVESLQLPPKPFLFPQDTEAEDFRDTTNSAWSSVLSGNPLESNPLLSLDKNKVN; from the exons aTGATGCTCTCAATACTGCGAAGCAACTTTTGCG GATTTGCGGCCATTTTGGTACATGTCCTACTCCTCCACAGCAGCACTTGCGTGGGTGGAGATCATGTCAACAATAGCTCCtgtgcttcttcttcttgtggAAACGTCCGCGATATAAGGAGCCCATTTCGCCTCATAGGTGATCCTGTAAACTGCGGCGACCACATGTATGAGTTATACTGTGAGAACAACCTCACTGTACTCCATTTATCTTCAGGAAGATACTACGTGCAGGAAATCAATTACACTCGCTGTACAATTCGTCTTGTTGATGCCGGCATTCAGAAAGATAATTGCTCTTCTATCCCTCGCTATACTTTAGCAGTGTATGATGATTTTAATCCATATGATACGACATATGATAGAATTGAAGGCTCAGACCCAGACAACTGGACGACAGTCCAACTAACAAAgcctattagatttttaaaatgtgaaaATCCAGTGAGTTCTCCCCTATATGTGAGCGCTGCTCCTTGCATTAATAATGTTACTAATACATCAAGCTCCACTTTAGCGCAATATTCTTATGTTAATATTGGTGGTTTAAGTGTCTCCGAATTGAGGGCTGCCTGTCGGATCGAGCAAATGTCTTTAATAGCATCCAATGGATTAATCCATGAGGAGGATAAAAACAACTTGTTCTATGAAGACGTCCACAATCAGCTGGTATATGGGTTCGAGATCTCTTGGTTGCGAGCACGACAAACTCTAGATCTGCCCAGATGCTACCTCAACCGCTCAAACCAAGTTCAGTGTTTTTCTGACTGCCGTACCTATATTTATATAAGGGATTACCATTTTGATCCAGGTTTTCACTTCGAAGTATGTGCTGATCATCTGAACTTCATACAAA GAACATTTTATACGGTTATTGCCTACTTTCTGT ATTATTATTGGCCTGTACTCAAAATTGTTG GACCATATATCATAATAAGAACTTTACTGGGGACTTTATTTCCAATGGTGGTTTTGATCTATAGATGGAGAAGAAGGCATTTATCAATGTACGACACCATAGAAGATTTTCTGCAAAGTAATAATAATCTCATGCCTATAAGGTATTCTTATTCAGATATAAAGAAGATGACTAAGGGTTTTGAGGACAAACTGGGCGAAGGAGGTTATGGTTCTGTTTTCAAAGGAAAGCTACGTAGTGGTCGTTTTGTAGCAATCAAGATGTTAGGCAAGTCAAATGCAAATGGTCAAGATTTTATAAATGAGGTTGCCACTATTGGAAGGATTCACCATGCAAATGTGGTGCAACTTATTGGCTTTTGTGTTGAGGGATCAAGACGTGCTTTAGTGTATGAGTTCATGCCAAATGGTTCTCTAGACAAATTCGTACTTTCCAGAGAAGGAAGTGTCTTCTTGAGCTATGggcaaatgtttaaaatttcccTTGGAGCGGCTCGTGGGATTGGATATTTACATCAAGGTTGTAACATGCAAATTCTGCATTTTGACATTAAGCCTCATAATATTCTCCTTGATGAGAACTTCACACCAAAGGTTTCAGACTTTGGTCTTGCAAAACTTTATCCGATAGACAATAGCATTGTGTCTTTGACAGCAATAAGGGGAACAATCGGATATATGGCTCCCGAGTTGCTTTACAAAAACATTGGAGGTGTCTCCTATAAAGCTGATGTGTATAGTTTTGGAATGTTGTTGTTGGAAAGCATGGGAAAAAGGAAGAATTGCAATGCACCTGCAGAGCTTTCAAGCGAAATGTACTTCCCTGATTGGGTTTACGACCAAGTTAGCAAAGAAAACGACATAGAATTGGAAATTTCCAtggagaaagaaaggaaattagAAAAGAAGATGATCATAGTTGCTTTGTGGTGTATACAAATGAGGCCTAGTGATCGTCCCTCAATGAGCGGAGTCATAGAGATGCTTGAAGGAGAAGTTGAAAGCCTGCAATTGCCTCCaaaacctttcctttttccaCAAGATACGGAAGCAGAGGATTTCAGAGACACTACAAATTCAGCATGGTCATCAGTACTATCTGGTAATCCTTTAGAGTCTAATCCGCTTTTGAGTCTTgacaaaaataaagtaaattag